TAGTTGGCCTCGGGATCGGGCGAACCGTTCTTAGCGGCCAGAATGATCTCTTTGCTCAGCTTCGTAAAGAGCGCGCCGCGCTGAGCGTCGACCTTGCCCTTCTTGAGCTTGATGTTATGCCACTTGGAATGTCCTGACATCGTGCAAACCTCAAAACGCTCTTCGCTAGCCCGGACCGATAACCCAGGTTGGGAACCACATGCGCGCGTGCCAAGCGCTCCACGAGATCGGATGCGCCGCCAAGATCGGATAGAAAAAGACGAAGCTCAATGCGGCTGCGGCAACGTAGAGCCCCACGCCGGCACTTCCCAGCCAGCGCGCACCGTCCCGCCGCTGAGCCCATTGCCAGAGCCGCTGAAGGATGATGACGTTGCACAGGCAGATCAGCGGAATGTCGACATAAAAGTGATACGCAAAAGTGATGCGCGGAGAGCGTATCCATGGCAACCATTGCAGCAGATAGGTGATCACGATCAAGGCGTACGCCTTGTTCCGCTCGCGCCACGCCAACAGCGCCACCCAGGGCACGCACACCAATCCGAACCATAAGATCACCGGATTCGGCAGCGAGGTGATCTCATAGACGCAACAGCCGCTGGGATTGGTCGGGTCTTTACGATGGTCCTGATAAAAATAGGCCACGGGCACGTAATCCAGCGGCCACTCCCACCACTTTGAAGAGTACGGGTGCGTCGCCTTGAGGGTGTCGTGATACTCGAACATCGAGTACTGTCGATAGACCAAGTCGTTCGCGTTGTGAATCTCGCCGGGATCGGGTGAGTGACGTAACAGATCGGGCACCCAAACGAGTGCATAGACCGTCGCGCTGACCAGAAGAATCGTCGCCAGCGCGGCATCGAGCCGAAAGCCGCGCGGGTTGCCCCAGAGCGCCGGGCGAGATTCGAAGAAGTACCGTTGCATCCAAATCCACGCCAGCACCACGAAGCTCACGCCGAAACCCATGACCCCGTACCATTTGGTGCTGACGAGCAATCCGAGCGCGACGGTAAAGAAAATCAGCCAGAGCTTCGAGGAACGGCCACGCTCGACGGCGGTTCCGGTACGGATCTCGTCGCCGGCATAAACGGCGGTGCCCGCGGGCGTCGCGTAGGTAACGCGTGCGTCGCGGCGATACTCGATCGTCAAGGGTTCGTCCCGATAGACGAGCGCTCCACTCTTGGGTTGCGAAACTGCGCCGCGCGCAATCTTTCCGCGCGCGTCGATGGTTCCGCCGTCGGCCGCGAAGAGTTCGGTGCCGTCGCCGCTGCGCAACGCGTACGACCCTTCGGCGAACGTCAGCTGCCGGCGTTCGTCGCCGAAGTAGCGCGGAAAGCCGATGTAGCGGACAAAGAGGTAGCACAAACACGCGATGTAGAGCGTCAGGACGGTCGTTGCCGCGCCATCAAAACCCAAGCGCAGGCGGCAGAACTGTCCGATCGCGGCGCCGACAATCAATGCGGCCGCGGCGCCTGCCACTAGTCCCGGCCACGGCAGGGTCACGTTAACTCGGTCGCCGACTTGGGAGCTTATCCAGAAGCGATAGAACGCGTAGACTGCGAAGGTCGCGAAGAAGACAACGAAGCCTTCTGGCGTGGCGGTCCGCGATTGCACGAAGTGCATGCCGTCGAAGGTCAACAGCAGCGCCGTGATGGTCGCGAAAAACGTCGAGCCCGTGACGCGCTTTGCGAAACAATAGAGTAGCATCACGACGAGAGCGCCGAAGACGAGGTCAAGAAAGCGCCAACCGTAAGGATTGTCGCCATTGCTCATGTGACCGATGATGCCGTTGAGGAACGTCCACCCCCCGACGCCATGGCCCTTCGGCATGCCGCCGAAGAGCATCATCGAAAAGGTGATCAACAGCTTGCTGAGCGGAGGATGAGTATTTTCGTAGATCCGCAGATTCTGCAAATACTCTTCACCGGCACGAGCGAAGTACGTCTCGTCGAAGATGCCGCACCGCTGCAGACCCATTTCAGCCCAACAGGATGAACCGTTCGGCCACCAATATCCGATGAACGAAAGAATGAAGTTGCCGATGCCGAGCGCAGCGACAATCGCATAGTCGAGCGGCCGGCGCATCGCCGCTAGGCCTTCGCCGGGATCGAACCAATTTCGGGTGCTGCCCGCGTGCGAAACGGGGGCATCGGCCTCATCGCGTTCGCGAGCTGCTGAGCTTCGGGCGTTGGCTTCGGAGGCTCCGAGATACTGATATCCCAGCACGAAGAACGTGCCGACCGCCAAGAGCGAAAATGCCGTCGTCCACCAGCCCCACAGATTTTGGGCGTTGACGCCGGGCGTGTTACTGGTAACGACGTGCAGGTAGTCCAGGCTATAGACGAGATTGGCGAAGAGCACGACCGAGAGTGCGACCGCGCCCCAGAGATAACGGCGCGCGAACGGTATGCACGCGATCGTGAAGAGCAGGCCGTTGAAAAGATACCGCTCGTGCATGCGCGTGGCGAGCACGAAAAAAGCGAGCGAGGCGATCGCACATCCTTCGAGCAGAGCTTGCGAACTGCGGTCTTGCAGATAGCGCCAAACGATGAGCGCCAGCGCGGCAAGCACGAGCAGCACGCCCCAGAGGTATTGCGGCAGTAACAAGATGTTTTGATTGTCGGGAAGCCATAGTGCGCCCCGGAGGGCCCACAGGTTGAACGCGTTCACGCTGTTATAGGGATAGACGTTGGAGCCGTACGCATAGCGTTCCAGCAGCCAGCCCAATGCAGCGACTGGATTGCCCGGATGGAAGGGCTCCGTAAGAAGCAATGCCAGGGCGATCGCCGCGGCAATGCCGATGGCGGTTGCGACCAAGCGCGCGCGACGTCGCAGCGGATCGACGAAAGCGAAGGCCATCATCAGCGGCAGCAAGACCGCGGCCTGCGGCTTGATCAGCAGCGAATAGGCGAAGGCCACCCACGCTCCGACGATCCAGGCGGTATGCGCCCTGCTTGCAGATGCTTCGTCCCCGCTTCGCAGCAAGGCAAACAGCGCGAGTAACGCGAGGCCGCCAGAAATCGAGTCGACCTGACCCCACAGCGCCGACACATAGATTGTCGCGGGGTTGAGTAGATAGAGCGCGGCGGCACCGAGCGCGACGCCGGTGGTGGCAAACCGGCGAACGATTGCGTACAGCAGCACGCCGACGCCCAGATCGGCGAGAATGGCCGGCAGCTTCACGAGAGCGCGCAAAATGTTTTGGCTTTGATCGTGCGCCGCAAAGAAGAGGTGCCAAACATCTCCGACGACGGCCAGAATATAGAAATAGCCCGGCGGATAATCGGCGAAACCGATCGTGGAATAGAACGATGCGAAGCCGTGCTGGCTCAGTCCAAGAGCCCAGGCGACGTAGGTCGTAACGTCGGTCTTGAAACCCTCGTTGCCGATGACGAGCAGCCGCGCGGCGAAGCCGAGGAATAGGAGTCCGCAAAGAGCCCAGACGAGCCCGCTTTGCCGTGCCGGAGCACGGAGCGTACCGTTGACGTTCACGCTTCGTTCCTTGCCTTCAGCGAGCGGGGGTGAGCCCGAGCGACGTGGTGAGATACTCGCGCAGTTCGGCGTTCGGATGCGCCTCGACGACCGCTAGATGTTCGGCGGCCGCTCGTGTGGCGGCTTCGCGGGCGCCAAGGACGTCGAGCGCTTCGACAATTCGCTCGACCGCCGGCGTGTCCAGCGCGTCGCCGCGCGCATAAGCTTGCGCGACGGCGGCGCGGGGCGCTGAAGCTTGCTGCGCGATTGCCCAGACGACGGGAAACGTCCACTTGCGCCGTGCGATATCGCTCGCCACGGTTTTGCCGGTCTCGTCGACCGACGACCAGATCCCCGCGACGTCATCGCGAATTTGAAAAGCCATCCCGTACGCGCGTCCGACTGCGCCATACGCAGCGATCGCCGCCTCATCGCATTGAGCGGCGTGCGCTCCCAACCGGCAGGAAGCGTCGAAGAGCTGCGCGGTCTTGCATTCAATCATTCGATAGTAATCGCGCAATCCTACTGAGGGTTCCGATTCGAAGGACAGGTCGAGCGACTGCCCTTCGCACATTACGGCATGCGCTTCGTGCAACAACGCGAGCATTTGTAGCACGCGCGCGGCATCGAGATGCGCGCCGGCGTGCTCGAGGCTCAAGAAGCTCAGAGCGCACATTGCGTCGCCCGCATCGATCGCTCGCGCGACGCCATAGGCGCTCCAGAGCGTCGGACGTCCGTGACGCAGCTCGTCGCGGTCTTCAATGTCGTCGTGTACGAGCGAATAGTTGTGAAAGATTTCAACGGCAACGGCGGCGTCGAGCGCGCTTTCGATCGGCGCGCCCTCGCTAACCGCAACGCGCATCACCATCTGCGGGCGCAGCCGCTTGCCGCGTCGAGCCGGCCCGTAGGGCGCGTAACCAAAGTGGCGCAAAAGACTATCGGAGATCTCTTGAGATCCCCGATATCCGGTAATGCGTCCCTCGAGGGCGCTTTCAAAGCGCTCGGCGAGCGTGGCCACACTAAGCAGAGGCCGCCAACTCCTCCATCCGTGACTCAACCTTGTCGACAAGCCAGCCCGGCGTCGACGCACCCGACATGAGTCCGGCAACTCCAACGCCTTTGAACCATTGCGGCTGAAGCTCCTCGGGACCCTCGATGTGATACGCGCGGGCACCGTGCGATTCGGAGAGATCGGCGAGATGCTTGGTGTTTGCCGACGTCTTGCCGCCAACGACGACCATCACGTCGACGTCTTTGGCGAGCCGCAATGCCTCGTTTTGGCGGTTGTGCGTATCGGTGCAAATCGTATTGACCGCGCGCACTTCGTAATACTTCGCCGAGAGCGCGCGCACGATTTCGGTAAAACCTTCGCCCGACCAGGTCGATTGAACGACGACGCCGACGCGACTCGAGCGCGGAAGGCGCTCGACGTCCTCGGGCGTCTGGATACACCACGCGCCAGGAACGTGGCTAAGCGTGCCCTTCACTTCGGGGTGATTGGGATCGCCGATCACGATAATTTTGTAACCGTCGGCCTTGAGCTTCTCGGCCTGAACGTGGATCTTCGTGACCATTGGACAGGTGGCGTCGATGATTTCGAGATGCCTGTCTTTGGCCTTTTCGAAAACCTCGATCGGTAAGCCGTGAGCTCGGACGAAGAGCGCACCGGCATCCACCTCGTCCACGCTCTGGGCGTTCTTCAGGCCGCGCGCCGCCAGCGATTCGACCATCTGCGGATTGTGGACCACGTGGCCGAGCGTGGTAACGTCGCCTCGCGAAGCGATGGCCTCTTCGGCCTTCTTCACGGTGATCGCTACCCCAAAGCAGAAGCCCTGGACGGACGCCTTACGTATTTCCACCGCTACTCCCAGCCAGCATTTCGATCGATTTCATGATCTCCGCAGTCAAGTTCGCCAAGTCATCGCGCGTTGCTTTCCTACCCACCGGCGGCGCGATTGGCTCGCCGAATGCCACGACGATCTGGCCCAGTCGAAGCGCCCGCTCGGTGCCGGTAATGCAGGCTGGCACGACGGGGGCGTGCGCCAACGTTGCCAATAAGGCAACTCCCGTCTGCGGCGTCGACGGTCCTTTCCGGCTACGCCGCCCTTGGGGAAAGATCCCGACGGCGCCACCCGCCTTCAAAACCTGAAGCGACCGCTTAATCGCGCCCGCGGCGCTACCCTGGCGGTCGACTGCATATGCGCCGAGGCCGCGAATGACCGGTCCAAGCAGCGGTATCGCGAAGAGTTCTTTCTTTGCCATGTAACTGACGCGACGCGGGCAGAGGCAGCCCAGCACCGGCGGGTCCAAATACGAAGCGTGATTGCAGGCAATGATCAGCGCACCCGAGGCGGGGACGTTCTGCGACCCGTAGACGCGGGCGCGCCACATCACACGCGCCATCGTGCGCACGGCGACCTTTGAAAAATCGTAAAACCAAGGGATCATCCTTCGGCTTCGCTCGGGAAGCTGCGCGCAACGATGGCACAAATCTGATCGACGACTCGCTGCGCATCGATCTCGCTCGAATCGATAATGTGCGCGTCGGGAGCCGGTGCGAGCGGCGAGATCGCGCGCGTTTGGTCGAGGCGGTCGCGCTCTTCGATCTCCTCGGATAACCGGTGGACATCGACGTCGACACCTGCCCTTTCGAGCTGAATTCGCCGGCGCTCGATTCGCGCCGCCACCGACGCGGTTAGATAAATCTTCACCGGCGCCTGGGGCAGCACCACCGTTCCAATATCGCGACCGGCCATTACAACCGAACCGCTCTGGGCAATGCGGCGCTGCGCGCGAACCATTTCCGCACGGACTTCGGATTGCGCGGCAACCACCGAAACGATCGCCGTCACGTCGGTGCCGAGCAGCTCGGCTTCGTTGAATTCGCGCCCCCCCGCACTGATTTGAAAGCCCAGGGCGGCCGACTCGTCGAGCTGAATTTCGATCGGCGAGATGAGCATTAGTCGTGCCAAAGCCGCACCATTGTCCACTTCGGTGCCCGTGCGAAGCGCGAGCGACGCTAACGCGCGATACATTGCGCCGGTGTCGAGGTAGAGAACGTTCAAGCGCTTTGCCGTCGCTCGGGCAACGGTGGTCTTTCCCGCGGCCGCCGGTCCGTCGATCGCAATTTGCAAATGCGCGGATACGCTCACGCGCGCCCACTTTCGCCCAGGCGAAGCAGCGGCCCCGCAGAACTTTGGGCCCCCACCGGGTTATGCTAGCTGGTGGCTAAAACGCGCGCGATCTTCTTTTGCTCAGCCTGCGGTTTCGAATCACCGCGGTGGCTCGGGCGTTGTCCGCAATGTGAAGCTTGGAACTCGTTCGACGAGCGCCCATTCAATGTGGCCGCGAAGCCAATGCGAACTACGCGACCTTCCGCATCGCAAACCGTTACGCCGGTTGGACTGCACGAAGTCGGTTCGGACGCTATGCATCGCATCCGAGTCGGCATGCCCGAGTTCGACGGAGTTCTCGGCGGCGGCGTCGTTCCGGGAAGCCTCACGCTCGTCGGCGGTCCTCCGGGGGCCGGAAAATCAACCTTGCTGCTGCAGATTGCCGCGCGTTTGGCGACGCAAGGCGAGGTTATGTATATTTGTGGCGAGGAGTCGGCAGCGCAAGTCAAGTTACGCGCGGAGCGTGTGTTTGGCAGCCGGCCGTTTCTTCGAGAAGCACAGGACGAGTTCAGGATGACCGTGTATCCGGAGACGAATCTGCGTGCCGCGCTCGATACGCTCGAACGGCACGCACCGCTCGCCGTGGTCGTGGACTCCATTCAAACGATTTGGCTCCCGGAATCGGAGGCGTTTGCCGGCAGCGTTTCCCAAGTTCGAGACTGCACGCAGGCACTCGTCGAGTACGCGAAGCGAACCGGCTGCGCGTGCTTCATCGTCGGGCACGTCACGAAAGACGGCTCGATCGCCGGCCCGCGCCTCCTCGAGCATCTCGTCGACACGGTACTCTACTTTGAAGGCGAAAGCAGCGAATACCGAATTCTTCGCGCGTATAAGAATCGCTACGGATCCATCGACGAGATTTGCGTCTTTACGATGGGAGACGAGGGACTGCGCGAGGTCCCTAACCCTTCCCAACTCTTCATCGGCGCACGTACGCAACGGCCCAGCGGTTCGTGCGTCGTGGCGTCCATCGTCGGCTCACGGCCCGTCTTGGTGGAGGTTCAGGCGTTGGTCGGTGAGGCTGCGTTCGGAACGCCGCGCCGCCTGGCCAACAATCTCGATCAACAACGGCTCGCGATGATCATTGCCGTGCTGGAGCGGCGCGCCGGCTTTTCACTCGGCGCGCACGATGTTTATGCTTCCGTAGCCGGCGGCCTGCGAATCATCGAACCGGCCGCCGATTTGGGAATCGCGCTGGCGATTGCATCGTCGTTTCGCAACGTACCGATCGCGTC
This Candidatus Eremiobacterota bacterium DNA region includes the following protein-coding sequences:
- a CDS encoding phospholipid carrier-dependent glycosyltransferase; protein product: MNVNGTLRAPARQSGLVWALCGLLFLGFAARLLVIGNEGFKTDVTTYVAWALGLSQHGFASFYSTIGFADYPPGYFYILAVVGDVWHLFFAAHDQSQNILRALVKLPAILADLGVGVLLYAIVRRFATTGVALGAAALYLLNPATIYVSALWGQVDSISGGLALLALFALLRSGDEASASRAHTAWIVGAWVAFAYSLLIKPQAAVLLPLMMAFAFVDPLRRRARLVATAIGIAAAIALALLLTEPFHPGNPVAALGWLLERYAYGSNVYPYNSVNAFNLWALRGALWLPDNQNILLLPQYLWGVLLVLAALALIVWRYLQDRSSQALLEGCAIASLAFFVLATRMHERYLFNGLLFTIACIPFARRYLWGAVALSVVLFANLVYSLDYLHVVTSNTPGVNAQNLWGWWTTAFSLLAVGTFFVLGYQYLGASEANARSSAARERDEADAPVSHAGSTRNWFDPGEGLAAMRRPLDYAIVAALGIGNFILSFIGYWWPNGSSCWAEMGLQRCGIFDETYFARAGEEYLQNLRIYENTHPPLSKLLITFSMMLFGGMPKGHGVGGWTFLNGIIGHMSNGDNPYGWRFLDLVFGALVVMLLYCFAKRVTGSTFFATITALLLTFDGMHFVQSRTATPEGFVVFFATFAVYAFYRFWISSQVGDRVNVTLPWPGLVAGAAAALIVGAAIGQFCRLRLGFDGAATTVLTLYIACLCYLFVRYIGFPRYFGDERRQLTFAEGSYALRSGDGTELFAADGGTIDARGKIARGAVSQPKSGALVYRDEPLTIEYRRDARVTYATPAGTAVYAGDEIRTGTAVERGRSSKLWLIFFTVALGLLVSTKWYGVMGFGVSFVVLAWIWMQRYFFESRPALWGNPRGFRLDAALATILLVSATVYALVWVPDLLRHSPDPGEIHNANDLVYRQYSMFEYHDTLKATHPYSSKWWEWPLDYVPVAYFYQDHRKDPTNPSGCCVYEITSLPNPVILWFGLVCVPWVALLAWRERNKAYALIVITYLLQWLPWIRSPRITFAYHFYVDIPLICLCNVIILQRLWQWAQRRDGARWLGSAGVGLYVAAAALSFVFFYPILAAHPISWSAWHARMWFPTWVIGPG
- a CDS encoding polyprenyl synthetase family protein, whose translation is MATLAERFESALEGRITGYRGSQEISDSLLRHFGYAPYGPARRGKRLRPQMVMRVAVSEGAPIESALDAAVAVEIFHNYSLVHDDIEDRDELRHGRPTLWSAYGVARAIDAGDAMCALSFLSLEHAGAHLDAARVLQMLALLHEAHAVMCEGQSLDLSFESEPSVGLRDYYRMIECKTAQLFDASCRLGAHAAQCDEAAIAAYGAVGRAYGMAFQIRDDVAGIWSSVDETGKTVASDIARRKWTFPVVWAIAQQASAPRAAVAQAYARGDALDTPAVERIVEALDVLGAREAATRAAAEHLAVVEAHPNAELREYLTTSLGLTPAR
- the ispH gene encoding 4-hydroxy-3-methylbut-2-enyl diphosphate reductase; translation: MEIRKASVQGFCFGVAITVKKAEEAIASRGDVTTLGHVVHNPQMVESLAARGLKNAQSVDEVDAGALFVRAHGLPIEVFEKAKDRHLEIIDATCPMVTKIHVQAEKLKADGYKIIVIGDPNHPEVKGTLSHVPGAWCIQTPEDVERLPRSSRVGVVVQSTWSGEGFTEIVRALSAKYYEVRAVNTICTDTHNRQNEALRLAKDVDVMVVVGGKTSANTKHLADLSESHGARAYHIEGPEELQPQWFKGVGVAGLMSGASTPGWLVDKVESRMEELAASA
- a CDS encoding 1-acyl-sn-glycerol-3-phosphate acyltransferase; this encodes MIPWFYDFSKVAVRTMARVMWRARVYGSQNVPASGALIIACNHASYLDPPVLGCLCPRRVSYMAKKELFAIPLLGPVIRGLGAYAVDRQGSAAGAIKRSLQVLKAGGAVGIFPQGRRSRKGPSTPQTGVALLATLAHAPVVPACITGTERALRLGQIVVAFGEPIAPPVGRKATRDDLANLTAEIMKSIEMLAGSSGGNT
- a CDS encoding (d)CMP kinase — encoded protein: MSVSAHLQIAIDGPAAAGKTTVARATAKRLNVLYLDTGAMYRALASLALRTGTEVDNGAALARLMLISPIEIQLDESAALGFQISAGGREFNEAELLGTDVTAIVSVVAAQSEVRAEMVRAQRRIAQSGSVVMAGRDIGTVVLPQAPVKIYLTASVAARIERRRIQLERAGVDVDVHRLSEEIEERDRLDQTRAISPLAPAPDAHIIDSSEIDAQRVVDQICAIVARSFPSEAEG
- the radA gene encoding DNA repair protein RadA, with the translated sequence MAKTRAIFFCSACGFESPRWLGRCPQCEAWNSFDERPFNVAAKPMRTTRPSASQTVTPVGLHEVGSDAMHRIRVGMPEFDGVLGGGVVPGSLTLVGGPPGAGKSTLLLQIAARLATQGEVMYICGEESAAQVKLRAERVFGSRPFLREAQDEFRMTVYPETNLRAALDTLERHAPLAVVVDSIQTIWLPESEAFAGSVSQVRDCTQALVEYAKRTGCACFIVGHVTKDGSIAGPRLLEHLVDTVLYFEGESSEYRILRAYKNRYGSIDEICVFTMGDEGLREVPNPSQLFIGARTQRPSGSCVVASIVGSRPVLVEVQALVGEAAFGTPRRLANNLDQQRLAMIIAVLERRAGFSLGAHDVYASVAGGLRIIEPAADLGIALAIASSFRNVPIASSVAVFGELGLSGEVRTVSAADRREAEARKLGYTHLASPASARDISDAIRDVLG